The Amycolatopsis nigrescens CSC17Ta-90 genomic interval CGCAGGCCGTCCGCGATCTGCCGCTCGGTGTTGACCGAGAGCACGTCCTTGACACCCTGCACCACCAGCGGCGGGTTCGCAGCAATCTCCGCGGCGAGTTCGCGGGCCGCGGTCAGCGCCGCGGCCTGATCCGGGTAGACGTCGTTGACCAGCCCGATCCGCTCGGCCCGCGCCGCGTCGATGTCCCGGCCGGTCAGCGCCAGTTCCCGGAGGTGACCTTCGCCGATGATGCCGGACAGCCGCTGCAGGCTGCCGAGGTCGGCCACGATCGCCACCTTGACCTCGCGCACGCTGAACTTGGCCTCCGCGCTGGCCAGCCGGATGTCCGCGGCGCTGATCACGTCCACGCCACCGCCGATGCACCAGCCGGACACCGCGGCGATCACCGGCTTGCGGCAGGCGGCGACCGAGCTCACCGCGTCCTGCAGCTCGCGGACCTCCTTGAGGAACGCGGTACGCGGACCGGCCAGCGCCTCGCCGGTGAGGTACTCGGCCCAGCCCGGCATCATCGCGGGCAGGTCGAGACCGTAGGAGAAGTGCTGCCCGCTGCCGGTCAACACCACCGCCCTGACCTGCGGGTCGGCGTCCAGCGCGCGGAACACCAAGGGCAGCTCGCGCCAGAAGTCCGGTCCCATCGCGTTGCCCTTGGACGGGCCGAGCAGGGTCACCTCGGCGACATCGCCGGTGCGCTCCACCTTCAGCGAGACCAGGTCCAGGAGGTTCTCAGCGGTATCAGTCATGGTGGTCATCTTCGCCTATCTAGTTGAACGGCTGCCAGTTAACCCTGTGCCGATGTCGGTGCCGGATGGTTTCCTTGGAGTGGACAGGTGTACTCGTTCGGGAGGGGGTCGATGAGCATGGCAAGCAGTGCCACCGCGTTCGACGAGGTCGAGACGGTCACCATCCCCACACCCACACCGAAGCGGAGTCGTCCGATCGAGCTCGCCGGGTCCTTCACCCACGACGGCCACCGGCTGGCCTACACCGAGTTCGGCAGCGGCGACCGGGTGGTGGTGCTCACCCACGGCCTGATGTTCACCCGCCGGATGCACGCCCCGCTGGCCCGCAAACTGGCCATCGCGGGCTACCGGGTGGTTACCCTCGACCTCCTCGGGCACGGCGACTCGGACCGTCCCACCGACTCCTGGCTCTACTCGATGCCGGCCTTCGCCGAGCAGACCGTGGCGCTGCTCGACCATCTGGAACTCGAGCGGGTCGTGGTCGGCGGCACGTCGCTCGGCGCGAACGTGGCGCTCGAGGTGGCGTCGCTGGCGCCGGACCGGTTGCACGGCATGATCGTCGAGATGCCGGTGCTGGACAACGCGATCGTGGCCGGGCTGCTCACCTTCACCCCGCTGCTGTTCGCCGCCAGGTTCCTGCCGGTCGGCGTGCAGGGCGTGGCCGCGGTGGCCGGGCTGGTGCCGCACGGCAGCCAGTGGGTGGACGTGCTCACCGACACCCTGGACCAGCGACCGGCTTCGATGGCCGCGCTGCTGCACGGCGTGCTGTTCGGGCGGATCGCGCCGCCCAAATCGGCGCGGTGCCTGCTCTCCGCGCCGGCACTGGTGATCGGGCACCAGCGCGACCCGATCCACCCGTTCGGCGACGCGGACACCCTGGCCGCCGACCTGCCGGACGCGGAGTTCATCCAGGCCCGCAGCCCGGTCGAGCTCCGGTTCGACCCGAAGCGGCTGACCGAGGCGATCACGGCCTTCGTGGAGCGCTGCTACAAGTCCTGAGCGGGATGCGGCCCGACCCCGGCCACCGGGCCGATCACGATCACCGCGGGCGGGCGCACGCCCGCTTCGGCCGCCTCCGCCGCCACGGTGTCCAATGTGGACCGGAGGACCCGCTCGGTGCGCATCGTGCCGTCCTCGATGACGGCGACCGGGGTGTCCGCCGGGCGCCCCGCGGCCAGCAGCACCTCCGCGAACCTGGCGAGCCGCTCCACGCCCATCATCAGCACGATCGTGCCGCGCATCCGGCCGAGCGCGTCCCAGTCCACAAGGGACTGCTCGTGTCCCGGTGGCAGGTGCCCGGAAACGACCACGACCTCGTGCGCGACCCCGCGATGGGTAACCGGCACCCCGGCCACCGCGGGCACCGCGAACGCGCTGGTGATCCCGGGCACGGTGGTCACCGGGACACCGGCCTCGACGCACGCGAGCACCTCTTCGAAGCCTCGGCCGAAGACGTACGGATCGCCGCCTTTGAGGCGCACCACGAACTTGCCGGCCTTGGCCCGCTCGATCAGGGTGCTGTTGATCACGTCCTGGTTGGCGGCCCTGCCGTACGGGATCTTCGCCGCGTCCACCACTTCGACCTCGGGCGGCAGCTCGTCGAGCAGTTCCCGCGGCCCGAGCCGGTCCACCACCACGACGTCGGCGCGGGCCAGCAGCCGCCTGCCACGGACGGTGATCAGCTCCGGGTCGCCGGGACCACCGCCGACCAACGCGACCCCGGGCAGCTCGTCCCCGTGCGGCGGCGGGGCATCCGCGATGTCCCCGGTCTGCAGCGCGTCCACGATGCCGTCGCGGACCGCCGCCGAACGCAGCGGCTGGCCACCGGAGAGCACCCCGACGAGCAGCCCGTCGTGCCTGCCCACCGCGGCCGTCACCGCACTGCCGTCGATCCCGGAGTCCGCCCGCACGCAGAACACCCGCGCGCGCTCTGCCTCCGCGCAGATCTCCGCGTTGACCTCCGGGTCGTCCGTGCAGGCCAGCGCGTACCACGCGCCTTCGAGATCGCCATCGGCGTACCGGCGCCGGTGCCAGACCAGCTCGCCGGCGTCCGCCATCGCGCTCACCGAGGGTGTGGTGCTGGGCGAGATCACTTCGACCCGAGCGCCGGCGCCGACCAGACGCGGCAGCCTGCGCTGGGCGACCGTGCCGCCACCCACCATCACCACGCGTCGCCCGGCCAGGTCGAGGCCGACCAGATAGTGCTCTTCTGACATGCCGCCAAGCATGCCTGGCGCGTCCGTGCGCGGCGCGCTCAGGGCTCCAGCCGCGCGATTAACTCTGTGTTACCGAACATCCTGGCGGTGTCCACGGCGGAGGGCTCGCCGGCGTTCGGGTCGGCGTTTCCGGCCAGCAGCGCGTTGATCACTTCGGGCTCGGCCTTGAACACGGCGCCGGCCAGCGGGCTCTGGCCACGGTCGTTCAGCCGGTTCGGGTCGGCGCCGCGCTCGAGCAACGCAGTCACGGTTGCGGCGTGACCGTGGTAGGCGGCGAGCATGACCAGCGTGTCGCCCTTGTCGTTGGTGAGGTTCGGCGAGATCCCGGCGTCCACATAGGCCGCGAGCGTCTCGGTCTCCCCCGTCCTGGCGAACCCGA includes:
- a CDS encoding crotonase/enoyl-CoA hydratase family protein, whose amino-acid sequence is MTDTAENLLDLVSLKVERTGDVAEVTLLGPSKGNAMGPDFWRELPLVFRALDADPQVRAVVLTGSGQHFSYGLDLPAMMPGWAEYLTGEALAGPRTAFLKEVRELQDAVSSVAACRKPVIAAVSGWCIGGGVDVISAADIRLASAEAKFSVREVKVAIVADLGSLQRLSGIIGEGHLRELALTGRDIDAARAERIGLVNDVYPDQAAALTAARELAAEIAANPPLVVQGVKDVLSVNTERQIADGLRYVSSWNAAFLPSKDLAEAVQAFMERRKPNFKGE
- a CDS encoding alpha/beta fold hydrolase, with translation MSMASSATAFDEVETVTIPTPTPKRSRPIELAGSFTHDGHRLAYTEFGSGDRVVVLTHGLMFTRRMHAPLARKLAIAGYRVVTLDLLGHGDSDRPTDSWLYSMPAFAEQTVALLDHLELERVVVGGTSLGANVALEVASLAPDRLHGMIVEMPVLDNAIVAGLLTFTPLLFAARFLPVGVQGVAAVAGLVPHGSQWVDVLTDTLDQRPASMAALLHGVLFGRIAPPKSARCLLSAPALVIGHQRDPIHPFGDADTLAADLPDAEFIQARSPVELRFDPKRLTEAITAFVERCYKS
- the cobA gene encoding uroporphyrinogen-III C-methyltransferase, which encodes MSEEHYLVGLDLAGRRVVMVGGGTVAQRRLPRLVGAGARVEVISPSTTPSVSAMADAGELVWHRRRYADGDLEGAWYALACTDDPEVNAEICAEAERARVFCVRADSGIDGSAVTAAVGRHDGLLVGVLSGGQPLRSAAVRDGIVDALQTGDIADAPPPHGDELPGVALVGGGPGDPELITVRGRRLLARADVVVVDRLGPRELLDELPPEVEVVDAAKIPYGRAANQDVINSTLIERAKAGKFVVRLKGGDPYVFGRGFEEVLACVEAGVPVTTVPGITSAFAVPAVAGVPVTHRGVAHEVVVVSGHLPPGHEQSLVDWDALGRMRGTIVLMMGVERLARFAEVLLAAGRPADTPVAVIEDGTMRTERVLRSTLDTVAAEAAEAGVRPPAVIVIGPVAGVGPHPAQDL
- a CDS encoding ankyrin repeat domain-containing protein, which translates into the protein MTEEEPGPELLELWSRVFGFARTGETETLAAYVDAGISPNLTNDKGDTLVMLAAYHGHAATVTALLERGADPNRLNDRGQSPLAGAVFKAEPEVINALLAGNADPNAGEPSAVDTARMFGNTELIARLEP